The following coding sequences are from one Parafrankia discariae window:
- a CDS encoding anthranilate synthase component I: MTTGEITPSRAEFHELAARQPVVAVSRRLLADGETPVGVYRKLAGGPGTFLLESAEHGGVWSRYSFVGVRAAATLTERNGQAAWTDGTPPPGVPLDGDPLEVLRAVERQLCSARPSGTPPLLGGLVGYLSYDIVRRIERLPARAVDDLGLPELRMLLTTDLAVLDHTDGSCQLVANIFTGAGEPAEPAGSAGPGAAGVPAARRAELDAAYDDAVHRIEVMTADLGKWSEPTVATTTGAAAGVRDFASATPPGGFHDAVERSIEEIRAGECFQIVISQRFERPTTADALDVYRVLRASNPSPYMYLLRFADHDVVGSSPEAHVKVTGRRALLHPIAGSRPRGETPERDAELAAQLLADPKERSEHVMLVDLVRNDLGRVCVPGSVRVVEFASVERFSHIMHIVSTVIGEVAPERSAVDVLAATFPAGTLSGAPKVRAMEIIDELEPTRRGLYGGVVGYLDFGGDLDTAIAIRTAVLRSGMAYVQAGAGIVADSVPDTEDLESRTKAAAVLRAIEVAESLRPPA; encoded by the coding sequence GCCAGCCGGTCGTCGCGGTCTCCCGCCGCCTGCTCGCCGACGGCGAGACGCCGGTCGGGGTCTATCGCAAGCTGGCCGGTGGCCCGGGGACCTTCCTGCTCGAATCCGCCGAGCACGGGGGCGTGTGGTCGCGTTACTCCTTCGTCGGTGTCCGTGCCGCTGCCACGCTCACCGAACGGAACGGGCAGGCCGCCTGGACGGACGGAACCCCGCCGCCCGGTGTCCCACTCGACGGTGATCCGCTCGAGGTGCTGCGCGCCGTGGAACGCCAGCTCTGCTCGGCCCGGCCGAGCGGCACTCCGCCGCTGCTGGGCGGCCTGGTCGGCTACCTCTCCTATGACATCGTCCGGCGCATCGAACGGCTGCCCGCGCGGGCGGTCGACGATCTCGGGCTGCCCGAGCTGCGGATGCTCCTGACGACCGACCTCGCCGTCCTCGACCACACCGACGGATCGTGCCAGCTCGTCGCGAACATCTTCACCGGCGCCGGGGAACCGGCTGAACCGGCCGGTTCGGCTGGCCCGGGAGCGGCGGGCGTACCGGCCGCGCGGCGGGCGGAGCTGGACGCCGCCTATGACGACGCGGTGCACCGCATCGAGGTGATGACGGCGGATCTCGGCAAGTGGAGCGAGCCGACCGTGGCGACCACGACCGGCGCGGCCGCGGGCGTGCGCGACTTCGCCTCCGCCACCCCGCCCGGCGGCTTCCACGACGCCGTCGAGCGGTCCATCGAGGAGATCCGGGCGGGGGAGTGCTTCCAGATCGTCATCTCCCAGCGGTTCGAGCGCCCCACCACCGCCGACGCCCTCGACGTCTACCGGGTGCTGCGGGCCTCGAACCCCAGCCCGTACATGTACCTGCTGCGGTTCGCCGATCATGACGTGGTCGGTTCGTCGCCGGAGGCGCATGTCAAGGTCACCGGGCGTCGGGCGTTGCTGCACCCGATCGCGGGCAGCCGGCCACGGGGCGAGACGCCGGAACGCGACGCCGAACTGGCCGCCCAGCTCCTGGCCGATCCGAAGGAACGGTCCGAGCACGTGATGCTGGTCGACCTGGTCCGCAATGATCTCGGGCGGGTCTGCGTGCCCGGATCGGTGCGGGTGGTCGAGTTCGCCTCCGTCGAGCGGTTCTCGCACATCATGCACATCGTCTCCACCGTGATCGGTGAGGTGGCGCCCGAGCGCAGCGCGGTCGACGTCCTCGCCGCGACCTTCCCCGCCGGGACGTTGTCGGGAGCGCCCAAGGTGCGGGCCATGGAGATCATCGACGAGCTCGAGCCGACGAGACGCGGCCTGTACGGCGGGGTCGTGGGGTACCTCGACTTCGGCGGTGACCTCGACACCGCGATCGCCATCCGCACAGCCGTCCTCCGTTCGGGCATGGCCTACGTGCAGGCCGGTGCCGGGATCGTGGCGGACTCCGTCCCCGACACCGAGGATCTCGAGAGCCGGACGAAGGCCGCGGCGGTTCTCCGCGCGATCGAGGTGGCGGAGTCGCTCCGCCCGCCGGCATGA
- a CDS encoding Trp biosynthesis-associated membrane protein: MTASADLPESGARPVPAAHSASGARRERGLAMVACLVGSALVLFSASATWVSARVQAGTGGQASAVAAPLPVKWSGGSLAPAATALALLGLAATVAIIATRRVGRTLVGLLVAGAGVAILLVAGGIALDPMAAVRGTDEVRALVPIGDPTILDLSRTMAPWLASFGGLVLAITGVVVVARAGTWPAMSGRYQARAAAPADAWDAIERGQDPT, encoded by the coding sequence ATGACAGCATCCGCCGACCTGCCCGAGTCCGGCGCCCGCCCCGTGCCTGCCGCCCACTCCGCGTCCGGCGCTCGCCGGGAGCGGGGGCTCGCCATGGTCGCGTGCCTGGTCGGATCGGCCCTCGTTCTGTTCAGCGCCAGTGCGACCTGGGTCTCGGCGCGAGTTCAGGCCGGCACCGGCGGGCAGGCCTCCGCCGTGGCGGCGCCCCTGCCGGTGAAGTGGTCGGGCGGATCGCTCGCCCCGGCCGCCACCGCGCTGGCACTGCTCGGGCTCGCCGCCACCGTGGCGATCATCGCGACCCGGCGCGTGGGGCGGACCCTGGTGGGCCTGCTCGTGGCGGGCGCGGGTGTCGCGATCCTCCTGGTCGCCGGTGGGATCGCCCTGGACCCGATGGCCGCGGTGCGGGGGACCGACGAGGTCAGGGCGCTCGTCCCCATCGGGGATCCGACCATCCTCGATCTTTCCCGGACCATGGCTCCATGGCTCGCCTCCTTCGGGGGTCTCGTGCTCGCGATCACGGGTGTCGTCGTCGTCGCGCGCGCCGGGACCTGGCCGGCCATGTCCGGCCGCTACCAGGCCCGCGCAGCCGCACCCGCTGACGCCTGGGACGCCATCGAGCGGGGCCAGGACCCCACCTGA
- the trpC gene encoding indole-3-glycerol phosphate synthase TrpC, whose translation MNALEEILDGVRADLAVRERETSLATLKQRVERVPDPRDALAVLRAPRVSVIAEIKRRSPSRGALATIADPAALASLYEQAGAAAVSVLTEQRRFGGSLADLDAVRVAVDIPVLRKDFVVSPYQVLEARAHGADMVLLIVAALDQPRLIGLLERVESLGMTALVEVHDETEMLRALDAGARLVGVNARNLRTLEVDRETFARLAPMVPQGVLKVAESGVRGPRDLLQYAGAGADAVLVGEAAVTGGDPRQFVADLVTAGTHPATRIAH comes from the coding sequence ATGAACGCTCTCGAGGAGATCCTCGACGGGGTCAGAGCAGATCTGGCCGTCCGTGAGCGGGAAACGTCCCTGGCAACTCTGAAACAACGTGTTGAGCGGGTACCCGATCCCCGGGACGCGCTGGCGGTGCTGCGCGCGCCGCGGGTATCGGTGATCGCCGAGATCAAGCGGCGCTCACCGTCCCGGGGCGCGCTCGCGACGATCGCCGATCCGGCGGCGCTCGCCTCGCTCTACGAGCAGGCCGGCGCCGCGGCGGTGAGCGTCCTCACCGAGCAGCGGCGGTTCGGCGGCTCGCTGGCCGATCTGGACGCCGTCCGGGTGGCGGTCGACATCCCCGTCCTGCGCAAGGACTTCGTGGTCTCCCCGTACCAGGTCCTCGAGGCGCGGGCCCATGGCGCCGACATGGTCCTGCTGATCGTGGCCGCGCTCGATCAGCCGAGGCTGATCGGTCTGCTCGAACGGGTCGAGTCGCTCGGGATGACCGCGCTGGTCGAGGTGCACGACGAGACCGAGATGTTGCGGGCCCTCGACGCGGGCGCCCGGCTGGTCGGGGTCAACGCGCGTAACCTCCGCACCCTCGAGGTGGACCGGGAGACCTTCGCCCGGCTCGCGCCGATGGTCCCGCAGGGGGTCCTGAAGGTCGCAGAGTCCGGCGTGCGCGGCCCGCGTGACCTGCTCCAGTACGCGGGCGCCGGGGCCGACGCGGTGCTGGTCGGGGAGGCCGCCGTGACCGGTGGCGACCCGCGCCAGTTCGTCGCCGATCTCGTGACCGCCGGAACGCACCCCGCCACCCGTATCGCGCACTGA
- the trpB gene encoding tryptophan synthase subunit beta, with amino-acid sequence MDPGRATGSVEAGAWSAAQAAGNWQAVPDTAGHYGRFGGRFVPEALFAALDELTAAYAAARVDPAFVDELDRLLASYAGRPTPLTSADRLTERIGGARILLKREDLAHTGSHKINNVLGQCLLTRRMGKTRVIAETGAGQHGVATATACALLGLECVVYMGEEDTRRQALNVARMRLLGAEVVPVASGSRTLKDAINEAMRDWVATVDSTHYCIGSVMGPHPFPMMVRDFQRIIGVEARQQTLDLLGRLPDAVVACVGGGSNAMGVFHRFIPDTEVALIGCEAGGDGVATGRHAAAIAGGAPGVLHGMRTFLLQDPDGQTQVSHSISAGLDYPGIGPEHALLHETGRASYRVVDDSAAMEALALVARTEGILVAIESAHAFAGAFEVARELGPDAVVLVNCSGRGDKDVDTAARWFDLLDTDAESRGEGAAPATEPSA; translated from the coding sequence ATCGACCCGGGCCGCGCGACCGGCTCGGTCGAGGCCGGCGCCTGGTCGGCCGCCCAGGCCGCGGGGAACTGGCAGGCGGTACCGGACACGGCCGGCCACTATGGCCGTTTCGGTGGGCGGTTCGTCCCGGAGGCGCTGTTCGCGGCGCTCGACGAACTCACGGCGGCCTACGCGGCCGCCCGGGTCGACCCCGCCTTCGTCGACGAGCTCGACCGCCTGCTGGCCAGCTACGCCGGGCGCCCCACCCCGCTGACCTCGGCCGACCGGCTCACGGAGCGGATCGGTGGCGCGCGCATCCTGCTCAAGCGCGAGGATCTCGCGCACACCGGCTCACACAAGATCAACAATGTTCTCGGGCAGTGCCTCCTCACCCGCCGGATGGGCAAGACCCGGGTGATCGCCGAGACCGGCGCCGGTCAGCACGGCGTGGCCACCGCCACCGCCTGTGCCCTGCTGGGGCTGGAGTGCGTCGTCTACATGGGCGAGGAGGACACCCGCCGGCAGGCGCTCAACGTCGCGCGGATGCGCCTGCTCGGTGCCGAGGTGGTCCCCGTCGCGTCGGGCAGCCGCACCCTGAAGGACGCCATCAACGAGGCCATGCGCGACTGGGTGGCCACCGTCGACTCGACCCACTACTGCATCGGGTCAGTGATGGGCCCGCACCCGTTCCCGATGATGGTCCGCGACTTCCAGCGGATCATCGGCGTGGAGGCCCGCCAGCAGACGCTCGACCTGCTCGGCCGCCTGCCCGACGCCGTCGTCGCCTGTGTCGGGGGCGGGTCGAACGCGATGGGCGTCTTCCACCGCTTCATCCCCGACACCGAGGTCGCCCTGATCGGCTGCGAGGCCGGCGGCGACGGAGTGGCGACGGGCCGCCATGCCGCGGCGATCGCCGGGGGCGCGCCCGGGGTCCTGCACGGCATGCGGACCTTCCTCCTCCAGGACCCGGACGGGCAGACCCAGGTCTCCCACTCCATCTCGGCCGGCCTCGACTACCCGGGCATCGGCCCCGAGCACGCGCTCCTGCACGAGACCGGCCGGGCCAGCTACCGGGTGGTCGACGACAGCGCCGCGATGGAGGCACTGGCGCTGGTCGCGCGAACGGAGGGCATCCTCGTCGCGATCGAGAGCGCACACGCCTTCGCCGGCGCGTTCGAGGTGGCCCGCGAGCTGGGGCCGGACGCCGTCGTCCTGGTCAACTGCTCCGGCCGGGGAGACAAGGACGTCGACACGGCCGCCCGCTGGTTCGATCTGCTGGACACGGACGCCGAGTCCCGGGGCGAGGGCGCAGCCCCGGCCACCGAACCGTCCGCCTGA
- the trpA gene encoding tryptophan synthase subunit alpha, protein MRGRPEQSGRPARPGGPSRLDEAFAAARKDGRAVLVGYLPAGFPTVERGIVAMRAMVAAGVDVVEVGLPYSDPTMDGPVIQDAADIALRGGVTTRDVLRTVEAVAETGAPTLVMTYWNPVERYGMEAFAADLAAAGGAGAITPDLPPEEAGPWLAASAAHGLDPVFLVAPSSTVERLRLVTAHSGGFVYAASTMGVTGARSAVGVKAAGLVSRVREVTDLPVAVGLGVSTGAQASEVAGFADGVIVGSALVRALAADSRGGADGVDAIERLAVELAAGVRSATV, encoded by the coding sequence GTGCGCGGCCGGCCCGAGCAGTCCGGGCGCCCGGCCCGGCCCGGCGGGCCGAGCCGGCTCGACGAGGCCTTCGCGGCCGCGCGCAAGGACGGGCGGGCGGTGCTCGTCGGGTATCTCCCGGCCGGGTTCCCGACGGTGGAGCGCGGCATCGTGGCGATGCGGGCGATGGTCGCGGCGGGTGTGGACGTCGTCGAGGTCGGCCTGCCCTACTCGGATCCGACCATGGACGGCCCGGTCATCCAGGACGCCGCGGACATCGCGCTGCGCGGCGGTGTGACCACCAGGGACGTGCTGCGCACGGTCGAGGCGGTCGCCGAGACCGGGGCCCCCACCCTGGTGATGACCTACTGGAACCCGGTGGAGCGGTACGGCATGGAGGCGTTCGCCGCCGACCTCGCCGCCGCCGGCGGTGCCGGGGCGATCACCCCCGACCTGCCGCCGGAGGAGGCCGGCCCGTGGCTCGCGGCCAGTGCCGCCCACGGCCTCGACCCGGTCTTCCTGGTCGCGCCGAGCTCGACCGTCGAGCGGCTGCGGCTGGTGACGGCGCACAGCGGCGGTTTCGTCTACGCGGCGTCGACCATGGGTGTCACCGGGGCGCGTTCCGCCGTCGGGGTGAAGGCGGCCGGCCTGGTCAGCCGGGTGCGGGAGGTCACCGACCTGCCGGTGGCGGTTGGCCTCGGAGTCAGCACCGGTGCCCAGGCGTCCGAGGTGGCCGGCTTCGCTGACGGTGTCATCGTGGGCTCGGCGCTGGTCCGGGCCCTGGCAGCCGATTCGCGGGGCGGTGCCGACGGCGTCGACGCGATCGAGCGGCTGGCGGTCGAGCTCGCCGCCGGCGTGCGTTCCGCCACGGTCTAG
- the lgt gene encoding prolipoprotein diacylglyceryl transferase, producing MVFAAIPSPSRGVVHLGPLPLRAYALMIVLGIIVAVAVTARRLRARGADPVIASEVAYWAVPFGIVGARIYHVVSSPEAYFGTDGDLLAVFEVWNGGLAIWGAVSGGALGAWIACRRMRVSFGLFADALAPGLALAQAIGRWGNWFNQELYGRATDVPWAVRIDPAHQMIPGVATYHPTFLYESLWNLAVAGVLLLVDRRWRLGRGRLFFLYVALYTIGRLWIEALRIDTAEKILGLRVNIWVSIVVFLLALLALALVRRPIDPDVGWTGPAGTGAAATGSAAGGDPAAVGTATADAATSDDGTAAADAVTPVGAAVGSAVEIGGTTAGGATAGGGPAVAPGTGPVDGQAGPGGPAGPARGAVGGGDPLTEPAEPGRTAPSAQDQ from the coding sequence GTGGTGTTCGCTGCGATACCGAGTCCTTCCCGAGGGGTCGTCCATCTGGGACCGCTCCCGTTGCGGGCCTATGCGTTGATGATCGTCCTGGGGATCATCGTCGCCGTGGCCGTCACGGCCCGGCGGTTGCGAGCCCGGGGCGCGGATCCGGTGATCGCCAGTGAGGTGGCGTACTGGGCGGTCCCGTTCGGGATCGTTGGCGCGCGGATCTACCACGTCGTCAGCAGCCCCGAGGCCTACTTCGGTACGGACGGCGATCTGCTGGCCGTCTTCGAGGTGTGGAACGGCGGCCTGGCGATCTGGGGCGCGGTCTCCGGCGGCGCGCTCGGCGCCTGGATCGCCTGCCGCCGGATGCGGGTCTCGTTCGGCCTGTTCGCCGACGCGCTCGCGCCGGGCCTCGCCCTCGCGCAGGCGATCGGGCGCTGGGGGAACTGGTTCAACCAGGAGCTCTACGGCCGCGCGACGGACGTGCCCTGGGCGGTCCGCATCGACCCGGCCCACCAGATGATCCCGGGGGTGGCGACCTACCACCCGACGTTCCTCTACGAATCGCTGTGGAACCTCGCGGTCGCCGGGGTGCTCCTGCTGGTCGACCGCCGGTGGCGACTGGGTCGCGGCCGGCTGTTCTTCCTCTACGTGGCGCTCTACACCATCGGACGGCTGTGGATCGAGGCCCTGCGGATCGACACCGCCGAGAAGATCCTCGGGCTGCGGGTCAACATCTGGGTCTCGATCGTGGTCTTCCTGCTGGCGCTGCTCGCGCTGGCGCTGGTCCGTCGCCCGATCGACCCGGACGTCGGCTGGACCGGTCCCGCCGGGACCGGCGCCGCCGCCACCGGCAGCGCTGCCGGTGGCGACCCGGCCGCCGTCGGCACGGCCACCGCGGACGCGGCCACCAGTGACGACGGGACGGCAGCCGCGGACGCGGTCACCCCGGTCGGCGCTGCCGTCGGTTCCGCGGTGGAAATCGGCGGCACGACTGCCGGCGGGGCCACCGCCGGCGGTGGCCCCGCGGTCGCTCCCGGCACGGGGCCGGTCGACGGCCAGGCCGGGCCAGGTGGCCCCGCCGGGCCGGCCCGCGGCGCGGTCGGCGGCGGTGACCCGCTCACCGAGCCAGCCGAGCCCGGCCGGACGGCGCCGTCCGCCCAGGACCAGTGA
- the gltB gene encoding glutamate synthase large subunit, translating into MPTAQGLYDPTFEHDACGVGFVVDVHGRRSHELVDQGLTVLRNLDHRGASGSDPDTGDGAGILVQVPDGFFRDVVEFALPAPGRYAVGTVFLPQVAGERDDAVRTISRIVRQEGLRVLGWREVPTVSHIVGHAAREVEPWMRQIFLMLPGTPTRPRVAPGDAEVTGADSAGGAGTAALAADPSAPTTGPGGLDAMELERRAFCVRKRVRRETGVYMPSLSSRTIVYKGMLTTHQLSAYFPDLDDPRFTSAIALVHSRFSTNTFPSWPLAHPYRLIAHNGEINTVRGNRNWMRAREALLASDLIPGDLSRLFPICADGASDSASFDEVLELLHLGGRSLPHAVLMMIPEAWENHEEMEAARRAFYRFHSALMEPWDGPASIAFTDGTVIGAVLDRNGLRPSRYWVTDDGLVVMASEVGVLDIPPHRVVRKGRLQPGRMFLVDTAQGRIVSDDEIKSELATAAPYEEWLHAGLISLDDLPEREHVLYGHSSVMRRQQVFGYSQEELRIIIGPMARTGAEPIGSMGTDTPVAVLSSRPRLLFDYFTQLFAQVTNPPLDAIREELVTSLGRTLGPEGNLLAPSPASARMVYLPFPVISNTQLARIIGINDDGDMPGFASVTVRGLYDVAGGGAALAARLAEICAGVSEAIADGARIVVLSDRDSDERKAPIPSLLLTAAVHHHLIREKTRTKVGLIVECGDAREVHHIALLTGYGAAAVNPYLAFESIDDLLARGELTGIEREQAEKNLIKGLGKGLLKVMSKMGISTVASYTGAQVFEAIGLAQELVDQYFVGTPSRLDGVGIDVIAEEVAARHRRAYPTVPSELAHRTLEVGGEYQWRREGELHLFNPETVFLLQHATRSRQYDLFRQYTAKVDGLSRENATLRGLFELRTGGRAPIPIDQVEPVSEIVKRFATGAMSYGSISAEAHETLAIAMNRLGGKSNTGEGGEDARRFVPDENGDLRRSAVKQVASGRFGVTSEYLANADDIQIKMAQGAKPGEGGQLPGHKVYPWIARTRHSTPGVGLISPPPHHDIYSIEDLAQLIHDLKNANPKARVHVKLVAEVGVGTVAAGVSKAHADVVLISGHDGGTGASPLTSLKHAGAPWELGLAETQQTLLLNGLRDRIVVQVDGQMKTGRDVVVGALLGAEEFGFATAPLVVAGCVMMRVCHLDTCPVGVATQNPELRARFTGRPEFVEAFFTFIAEEVREHLAALGLRSIAEAVGRVDLLDARAAIDHWKASGLDITPLLHTPERPFGGSLHCTASQDHGLDKALDNSLIQLCEGAIEDGRPVWLEMPIRNVNRTVGTMLGYEVTKRYGAAGLPDDTISLRFTGSAGQSFGAFVPRGMTLTLEGDVNDYAGKGLSGGRIIVFPPKESPLRAEENTVAGNVLLYGATAGEAYFRGIVGERFCVRNSGATAVVEGVGDHGCEYMTGGTVVVLGPIGRNFAAGMSGGVAYLYKPVSQRINTEMVDVDPLDDDDRSALRAVVEKHYRETGSAIASRVIGNWADAQEDFVKVMPKDYKRVLAAMRSAEEQGLSVEDAIMAAARV; encoded by the coding sequence ATGCCGACTGCGCAAGGTCTCTACGACCCCACCTTCGAACACGACGCGTGTGGCGTCGGCTTCGTCGTCGATGTGCACGGCCGGCGCAGTCATGAGCTGGTCGATCAGGGTCTGACCGTGCTGCGCAACCTCGACCATCGAGGCGCGTCGGGCAGCGATCCCGACACCGGTGACGGCGCCGGCATCCTCGTTCAGGTCCCGGACGGCTTCTTCCGTGACGTCGTCGAGTTCGCGCTGCCGGCGCCCGGCCGGTACGCGGTGGGCACCGTGTTCCTGCCGCAGGTCGCCGGCGAGCGCGACGACGCCGTGCGGACCATCAGCCGGATCGTCCGTCAGGAGGGCCTGCGCGTCCTGGGCTGGCGGGAGGTCCCGACCGTCAGTCACATCGTCGGCCACGCCGCCCGCGAGGTCGAGCCTTGGATGCGGCAGATCTTCCTCATGCTGCCCGGCACGCCGACGCGGCCGCGCGTCGCGCCCGGCGACGCCGAGGTCACCGGCGCTGACAGCGCCGGCGGGGCCGGTACCGCGGCCCTCGCCGCCGATCCCTCCGCGCCGACGACCGGGCCCGGCGGCCTCGACGCCATGGAGCTCGAGCGCCGCGCCTTCTGCGTGCGCAAGCGGGTGCGCCGGGAGACCGGCGTCTACATGCCCTCGCTGTCGTCGCGGACCATCGTCTACAAGGGCATGCTGACGACCCATCAGCTCTCCGCCTACTTCCCGGACCTCGACGACCCGCGGTTCACCAGCGCCATCGCGCTGGTCCACAGCCGGTTCTCGACGAACACGTTCCCGAGCTGGCCGCTGGCCCACCCGTACCGGCTGATCGCGCACAACGGCGAGATCAACACGGTGCGGGGCAACCGCAACTGGATGCGGGCGCGCGAGGCGCTGCTGGCCAGCGACCTCATCCCCGGTGACCTGTCCCGGCTGTTCCCGATCTGCGCGGACGGCGCCAGCGACTCGGCCAGCTTCGACGAGGTGCTGGAGCTGCTGCACCTGGGCGGCCGGTCGCTGCCGCACGCGGTGCTGATGATGATCCCCGAGGCGTGGGAGAACCACGAGGAGATGGAGGCGGCCCGCAGGGCCTTCTACCGCTTCCACTCCGCGCTCATGGAGCCCTGGGACGGCCCCGCGTCCATCGCGTTCACCGACGGCACGGTCATCGGCGCGGTGCTCGACCGCAACGGCCTGCGCCCGTCCCGGTACTGGGTGACCGACGACGGCCTGGTCGTGATGGCCTCCGAGGTCGGCGTGCTTGACATCCCGCCGCACCGGGTGGTGCGCAAGGGGCGGCTGCAGCCGGGCCGGATGTTCCTCGTCGACACGGCGCAGGGCCGGATCGTCAGCGACGACGAGATCAAGTCCGAGCTGGCCACCGCCGCCCCGTACGAGGAGTGGCTGCACGCGGGGCTGATCTCCCTCGACGACCTGCCCGAGCGCGAGCACGTCCTGTACGGGCACTCGTCGGTCATGCGCCGCCAGCAGGTGTTCGGCTACTCCCAGGAGGAGCTGCGGATCATCATCGGCCCGATGGCCCGCACCGGGGCCGAGCCGATCGGGTCGATGGGCACCGACACCCCGGTCGCGGTGCTCTCCAGCCGGCCGCGGCTGCTGTTCGACTACTTCACCCAGCTGTTCGCGCAGGTCACCAACCCGCCGTTGGACGCCATCCGGGAGGAGCTGGTCACCAGCCTCGGGCGCACCCTCGGCCCGGAGGGGAACCTGCTCGCGCCGTCCCCGGCGTCGGCGCGCATGGTGTACCTGCCGTTCCCGGTGATCAGCAACACCCAGCTCGCGCGGATCATCGGCATCAACGACGACGGTGACATGCCCGGGTTCGCCTCGGTGACCGTTCGTGGTCTCTACGACGTCGCCGGCGGCGGGGCGGCGCTGGCCGCGCGCCTGGCGGAGATCTGCGCCGGGGTCAGTGAGGCGATCGCCGACGGTGCCCGCATCGTGGTCCTCTCCGACCGCGACTCCGACGAGCGCAAGGCGCCGATCCCGTCGCTGCTGCTGACGGCCGCCGTCCACCACCACCTGATCAGGGAGAAGACCCGGACGAAGGTCGGCCTGATCGTCGAGTGCGGCGACGCCCGCGAGGTGCACCACATCGCCCTGCTCACCGGGTACGGCGCGGCGGCGGTCAACCCGTACCTGGCGTTCGAGTCGATCGACGACCTGCTCGCCCGCGGCGAGCTCACCGGCATCGAGCGCGAGCAGGCCGAGAAGAACCTGATCAAGGGCCTCGGCAAGGGCCTGCTCAAGGTGATGTCCAAGATGGGCATCTCGACGGTGGCGAGCTACACCGGCGCCCAGGTCTTCGAGGCGATCGGGCTCGCCCAGGAGCTCGTCGACCAGTACTTCGTCGGCACCCCGAGCCGGCTGGACGGCGTCGGCATCGACGTCATCGCCGAGGAGGTCGCGGCCCGCCACCGGCGCGCGTATCCGACCGTCCCGTCCGAACTGGCGCACCGCACCCTCGAGGTCGGCGGCGAGTACCAGTGGCGGCGTGAGGGCGAGCTGCACCTGTTCAACCCGGAGACGGTCTTCCTGCTCCAGCACGCCACCCGCAGCCGCCAGTACGACCTGTTCCGCCAGTACACGGCGAAGGTCGACGGCCTGTCCCGGGAGAACGCGACGCTGCGCGGGCTGTTCGAGCTGCGTACCGGCGGGCGGGCGCCGATCCCGATCGACCAGGTCGAGCCGGTGTCGGAGATCGTGAAGCGGTTCGCGACCGGCGCCATGTCGTACGGCTCGATCAGCGCCGAGGCGCACGAGACGCTGGCGATCGCGATGAACCGCCTGGGCGGGAAGTCGAACACCGGCGAGGGCGGCGAGGACGCGCGCCGCTTCGTCCCCGACGAGAACGGCGACCTGCGCCGCTCGGCGGTCAAGCAGGTCGCCAGCGGCCGGTTCGGCGTGACCAGCGAGTACCTGGCGAACGCGGACGACATCCAGATCAAGATGGCGCAGGGCGCGAAGCCCGGCGAGGGCGGTCAGCTGCCGGGGCACAAGGTGTACCCGTGGATCGCGCGGACCCGGCACTCCACCCCGGGCGTGGGCCTGATCTCGCCGCCGCCGCACCACGACATCTACTCGATCGAGGACCTCGCCCAACTCATCCACGACCTGAAGAACGCCAACCCGAAGGCGCGGGTGCACGTCAAGCTCGTCGCCGAGGTCGGCGTCGGGACGGTGGCCGCGGGTGTCTCCAAGGCGCACGCCGACGTCGTGCTGATCTCCGGCCACGACGGTGGCACCGGCGCCTCCCCGCTGACCTCGCTCAAGCACGCCGGAGCCCCCTGGGAGCTCGGCCTCGCCGAGACCCAGCAGACGCTGCTGCTCAACGGCCTGCGTGATCGGATCGTCGTCCAGGTCGACGGCCAGATGAAGACCGGGCGGGACGTCGTCGTCGGCGCGCTGCTCGGCGCCGAGGAGTTCGGTTTCGCCACGGCGCCGCTCGTCGTCGCCGGCTGCGTGATGATGCGCGTCTGTCACCTCGACACCTGTCCGGTCGGCGTGGCGACGCAGAACCCGGAGCTGCGCGCCCGTTTCACCGGCCGGCCGGAGTTCGTCGAGGCGTTCTTCACCTTCATCGCCGAGGAGGTCCGGGAGCACCTGGCCGCCCTCGGGCTGCGCAGCATCGCCGAGGCGGTGGGCCGGGTCGACCTGCTGGACGCCCGCGCCGCCATCGACCACTGGAAGGCGTCCGGGCTCGACATCACCCCGCTGCTGCACACCCCGGAGCGGCCGTTCGGCGGCTCGCTGCACTGCACCGCCAGCCAGGACCACGGCCTCGACAAGGCCCTCGACAACTCCCTGATCCAGCTCTGCGAGGGCGCCATCGAGGACGGCCGTCCGGTCTGGCTGGAGATGCCGATCCGCAACGTCAACCGGACGGTCGGGACCATGCTCGGCTACGAGGTGACGAAGCGGTACGGGGCCGCCGGGCTGCCCGACGACACGATCTCGCTGCGGTTCACCGGCTCCGCCGGGCAGAGCTTCGGGGCGTTCGTGCCGCGCGGGATGACCCTGACCCTCGAAGGCGACGTCAACGACTACGCAGGCAAGGGGCTCTCCGGCGGGCGGATCATCGTCTTCCCGCCGAAGGAGTCGCCGCTGCGAGCCGAGGAGAACACCGTCGCCGGCAACGTGCTGCTCTACGGCGCGACCGCCGGCGAGGCGTACTTCCGCGGCATCGTCGGCGAGCGGTTCTGCGTGCGCAACTCCGGAGCCACCGCGGTGGTCGAAGGCGTCGGCGACCACGGCTGCGAGTACATGACCGGTGGGACGGTCGTCGTTCTCGGGCCGATCGGCCGCAACTTCGCGGCCGGGATGAGCGGTGGCGTGGCCTACCTGTACAAGCCGGTCAGCCAGCGCATCAACACCGAGATGGTGGACGTCGACCCGCTCGACGACGACGACCGGTCCGCGCTGCGCGCCGTCGTCGAGAAGCACTACCGGGAGACCGGCTCGGCCATCGCGTCCCGGGTGATCGGCAACTGGGCCGACGCCCAGGAGGACTTCGTCAAGGTCATGCCGAAGGACTACAAGCGGGTGCTGGCGGCGATGCGCAGCGCCGAGGAGCAGGGCCTGTCGGTGGAAGACGCGATCATGGCCGCCGCCCGGGTCTGA